In Hymenobacter volaticus, the genomic window AAAAACTTCAGGCTACCGAACCAGCACGCACTTACCAAGTAGGTCCACAAAAAGCGCCGCTTTACCGTAGCGCCGCCGACACTTCCGACGTCAAAGTGCCCTTTCACTTGGCAGCAAACTCTAATGCCACAGTGGTAGGCCACTACTCCCCACGCTGGCTAGTAGTGAAGCGCCAAGGCTTCCTTTACCTGGCTCCCAGTGCCATGCTTTTTTCTCCTGATGGGCCCACAAGGCTGCTGGACGGCACAGTTTTACCCTTTGACTCAGATACCAAGAGAATTAGCTATCAGGGTGTGGTGGAAGTGCCTGGCACCACCAAAGACCAACTTTATGTCCGCGCTTACGAATGGCTAGCGAAAACTTACCGCTCAGCCAATGCCGTTATCCAGATGCAGGACAAGGAAGCAGGCCGGCTAGTGGGCAAAGGCGTGATGAAGGTTACGCTCAGGGGCTTTAATGCTGGCTACGTGCAGCATACCATTACGATCTACCTAAAAGACGGCCGATATAAATACATCTTGACCGATTTCGCTCACGAGGCTGGCGGAGCCAAAGACGTCTATTCGGCGGGGCCTCTTGAACGGCCAGACGGCGAAGTAATGGCTTTTGGGGATAAGAAAACGTGGGACAAGGTGAGGCGCGATGCTACTGCTGATGCCGAATTGCTAATAAAGGATTTGCAAGCAGCTATGACTGTAAAAGCTGGGAAAGACCCTAGTGACTTCTAAGAACTAAATAGCTGAACTGCACTTCATGGCAACTAGAAAGATTGATGGGAAAGCTTACTCTATTGGCGAAATCTTGAAAAGAGGCGTCCAATATCGAGTACCTACATACCAACGCGACTTTGCATGGACAACTGACCAAATAGAAACATTATGGGATGATATTATACGTGCACTTAATAATGAAAAGAAAGAATACTTTTTAGGTGCAATTGTAACTAGCCATACCGATGATATGAAGAAGAGAGATATCGTCGATGGTCAGCAGAGACTTACTGCATTATCAATGATTTTCTCGGGTATTGTAAATACATGGAAAAATCGTGGCGACGGTCAACGCTCGCAATTAGTTAGAACTGAATATTTAGGGGACGTTGATATAAGAACGTTGGCAGTAACACCAAAGCTAACTTTAAATGAAAACAATGAATGCCGTGCTCGACCGCTGGAGCAAAGCCGCCACCGATTCCTTATTTCGATGACGACGTGTTCAAGCCGGTGGCCTTAACAGAAAAGTACGCCCCACAGGCCTTGCCCACCTGCCTGCCCGTAGTGGCCACGCTCGATGACTACCTGCCCCACATTGCCAAGCTCGCCGGCATCACCCAGCTTACCTCTAAGATTGGCCGCAAGACGTTTGCCACCCTCAAGATATTTCAGGGTGTACCCCAGCGGCAGGTGATGCTAGCCACTGGTCACACCACCGAAAAAAGTTTTAACCGCTACCTGGGCATTGATGAGCAGGAGCTGGTAGACATCTACAGACGCACAGCCCGTCGGATATAAAAAGTGGTGGCAAAACTGGTGGCAGGTCCGTGCTTAACGGTGCATAACCCTGCTTAACGCTAAAATTAAAAAGGGCTCCTATGCTAGCGCAGAAGCCCTTTCCTTATGCATGAATATGCAGGCAACAAAAAAAGCCGCCCCCACCCGGAAACGGCTTTTTTGAAATCGATGCGCGGAGAAAATTCCCACCCAACTCCGGCCCGATTCTGTACCCTGTGTTTAGTGCCGGAACAAAAGTTCGCGGTACTTCACGAGGGGCCAGTCCTCATCGGCTACCATCAGCTCTAGTTTGTCAACTGAGCGGCGAATGGTGTCGAAATGTGCTTTGACATTGTCGCAATAGGCTAAAGCCCGTTCGCGAGTGTCATCAATCTTGTTGGCTACTTTGCGTGCATTCGTCATCTCATCCACTGTGGTCTTGATGATGGTAATGTGGCGCGAAATAGCTTTAATGGTGTCTACGGTTACTTGCGTATCGGCGTCGTCGAGGCCTAACTCGCGCAGGCCGCGTACGTTGGTGATCAGCTTGGTTTGATAAGCTACCGCGGTAGGAATGATATGGTTGATGGCCAAATCACCCATTACACGGCTTTCTATTTGAATCTTTTTGATATACTCCTCGAGCAGAATTTCATGCCGTGCGTGCAACTCGACGTGTGAGAAAATCTTGTGGCGCTCAAACAAAGATAATGCATCTCCCGTTACCATCGCATCTAAAGCTTGCGGTGTAGTGGGCACATTAGCAAGACCTCGCTTAGCTGCCTCCTCTTTCCACTCGTCGGAGTAGCCATTGCCCTCGAAACGAATGTTCTTCGAGCTAATAACGTACTCGCGCAGCACTTCCACAATTGCCACTTCCTTCTTCTTGCCTTGATCGATGAGCTGATCTACCGACGTTTTGAAGTCGATAAGCTGGTCAGCTACAATGGCATTCAGCGTCGTCATAGCCGAAGAGCAGTTCGCAGATGAACCTACGGCGCGCAACTCGAATTTGTTGCCGGTGAAAGCGAAGGGCGAC contains:
- a CDS encoding DUF262 domain-containing protein, with product MATRKIDGKAYSIGEILKRGVQYRVPTYQRDFAWTTDQIETLWDDIIRALNNEKKEYFLGAIVTSHTDDMKKRDIVDGQQRLTALSMIFSGIVNTWKNRGDGQRSQLVRTEYLGDVDIRTLAVTPKLTLNENNECRARPLEQSRHRFLISMTTCSSRWP
- a CDS encoding DUF4468 domain-containing protein translates to MAANSNATVVGHYSPRWLVVKRQGFLYLAPSAMLFSPDGPTRLLDGTVLPFDSDTKRISYQGVVEVPGTTKDQLYVRAYEWLAKTYRSANAVIQMQDKEAGRLVGKGVMKVTLRGFNAGYVQHTITIYLKDGRYKYILTDFAHEAGGAKDVYSAGPLERPDGEVMAFGDKKTWDKVRRDATADAELLIKDLQAAMTVKAGKDPSDF